One genomic segment of Arcobacter porcinus includes these proteins:
- a CDS encoding DUF2779 domain-containing protein, with product MKLSKSLYTRAIQCQKSLWLKKHNKDVLTPPNAAAQAIFQNGNEVGDLACKLFPNGVEIPYLNTTFQDKIDLTQEYIKQGYENIYEATFEFDGILIMIDILNIKDNSVIINEVKSSTQVKDIYLHDASIQYYVLNGLGYDVKKVNIIHINNEYVRDEELDINQLFSIVDVTYEVKELQANIKNNLEIFRKTLAKDVEPNIDIGTHCNDPYECDAKNYCWSHIPNYSIFDISRLQSTKKFELYKNGILEFSQIKDINSFSISQQIQIESELENRIIINKEAIKEFVNTLTYPIYHLDFETFQQAIPEFKGVSPYSQIPFQYSLHIEYEDGRLEHKEFLAKDGVDPREEIAKRLVEDIPSNVTVVAYNMGFEKGVIRKLANLFEQYSYGLMAIHDNCKDLMIPFQNKDYYHPNMKGSYSIKYVLPSLVPEFENAYKELDLIHNGGEAMEAFANLSKIDDEKLKQRYRDSLLEYCKLDTLAMVKILNKLKESVR from the coding sequence ATGAAACTATCAAAATCACTCTATACAAGAGCAATACAATGCCAAAAATCTCTTTGGCTAAAAAAACACAATAAAGATGTTTTAACACCACCAAATGCAGCCGCACAAGCTATTTTTCAAAATGGAAATGAAGTAGGAGATTTGGCTTGTAAACTCTTTCCAAATGGTGTTGAAATACCTTATCTTAATACAACTTTTCAAGATAAAATCGATCTTACACAAGAGTATATAAAACAAGGCTATGAAAATATCTATGAAGCTACATTTGAGTTTGATGGAATACTTATCATGATTGATATTTTAAATATCAAAGATAATAGTGTAATAATAAATGAAGTTAAAAGCTCAACACAAGTAAAAGATATATACTTACATGATGCCAGTATTCAATACTATGTTTTAAATGGCTTAGGATATGATGTAAAAAAGGTAAATATAATTCATATAAATAATGAGTATGTAAGAGATGAAGAGTTGGATATAAATCAACTATTTAGTATAGTTGATGTAACTTATGAAGTAAAAGAGCTACAAGCAAATATAAAAAACAATCTTGAAATATTTAGAAAAACATTAGCCAAAGATGTTGAACCAAATATTGATATAGGAACTCATTGTAATGACCCATATGAGTGTGATGCCAAAAATTATTGCTGGTCGCATATTCCTAACTACTCAATATTTGATATCTCACGGCTACAAAGTACAAAAAAATTTGAACTATATAAAAATGGTATTTTAGAGTTCTCTCAAATAAAAGATATAAACTCTTTTTCAATATCTCAACAAATACAAATAGAATCAGAACTAGAAAATAGAATTATAATAAATAAAGAAGCCATAAAAGAGTTTGTAAATACTCTTACTTACCCAATATATCATCTTGATTTTGAAACATTCCAACAAGCAATTCCAGAGTTTAAAGGAGTAAGTCCATATTCTCAAATTCCTTTTCAATACTCACTTCATATTGAATATGAAGATGGAAGACTTGAACACAAAGAGTTTTTAGCCAAAGATGGAGTTGATCCAAGAGAAGAAATTGCAAAAAGATTAGTTGAAGATATTCCTTCAAATGTAACAGTAGTTGCATATAATATGGGATTTGAAAAAGGTGTAATACGAAAATTGGCAAATTTGTTTGAGCAATATTCTTATGGTTTGATGGCTATTCATGATAACTGTAAAGATTTGATGATTCCTTTTCAAAATAAAGATTACTATCATCCAAATATGAAAGGAAGCTACTCTATCAAATATGTACTTCCATCACTTGTTCCAGAGTTTGAAAATGCATATAAAGAGTTAGATTTAATCCACAATGGTGGTGAAGCTATGGAAGCTTTTGCAAATCTTTCAAAAATAGATGATGAAAAGTTGAAACAAAGATATAGAGATTCGCTTTTAGAGTATTGTAAACTTGATACTTTGGCGATGGTTAAAATATTAAATAAATTAAAGGAGAGTGTGAGATGA